A genomic window from Cucumis melo cultivar AY chromosome 8, USDA_Cmelo_AY_1.0, whole genome shotgun sequence includes:
- the LOC103502153 gene encoding kinetochore protein SPC24 homolog: MGDFATNSNIEELASFADDLVAILKDPTDVHNLNQCLEHFKTLQSSCDDDFNSVQSSVEDYEKKIKACREKTEEAKANTVADDEMEILEKELEEEVGKGHLLMEEIRLVTNEINELERQRVSVQERKQAMKKLEQQELWAQRKLSMYASVTDIIPNMDDQSKISGHIVDRNKRVVQKFEFDPTKISSFDTCNGLWNMINSP, from the exons ATGGGAGATTtcgccacaaattccaacattGAGGAGCTCGCATCTTTTGCCGACGATCTGGTAGCAATCTTAAAGGACCCAACTGACGTTCATAACTTGAATCAATGTCTTGAACATTTCAAGACTCTTCAATCTTCTTGTGACGATGATTTCAATAGTGTTCAAAGCTCAGTTGAAG ATTATGAGAAGAAAATTAAAGCATGCCGGGAGAAAACAGAAGAGGCCAAAGCGAACACTGTTGCAGATGATGAAATGGAGATTCTAGAAAAGGAACTCGAAGAGGAGGTTGGGAAAGGGCATTTGCTCATGGAGGAGATAAGAT TGGTCACCAATGAGATTAATGAGCTAGAACGCCAAAGGGTTTCTGTTCAAGAAAGGAAGCAAGCGATGAAGAAACTTGAGCAACAAGAACTTTGGGCTCA GAGGAAGCTTTCGATGTATGCTTCGGTCACTGATATCATACCAAACATGGACGATCAGTCTAAAATTTCTGGCC ATATTGTGGACAGAAATAAACGAGTTGTCCAAAAGTTTGAATTCGACCCAACTAAGATATCTTCTTTTGATACATGCAATGGCCTTTGGAATATGATTAATTCCCCATAG
- the LOC103502154 gene encoding gamma-interferon-responsive lysosomal thiol protein translates to MGRLVHGWSAVLTALCAVLLLSSLPPSASEKVTVSVYYEALCPFCANFVVYHLVKLFENGLISAVNLRMIPWGNAWIQPDGSFFCQHGPDECMLNTIEACTISIYPDIEKHFRFIHCVEGLTVQNRHNEWTKCFDIAKLSAIPIDCYRNGHGKMLEQYYASETTRLNPPHRFVPWVIVDNHPLQEDYQNFMAYICKAYKGSGVPEACKSINLDNRQYLENASGGSQVCYATTTRNSTL, encoded by the exons ATGGGTCGCCTTGTCCATGGGTGGTCCGCCGTCCTCACGGCCCTATGTGCTGTGCTTCTGTTGTCGTCACTGCCGCCGTCGGCGTCGGAAAAAGTAACAGTGTCAGTTTATTACGAAGCACTGTGCCCATTCTGTGCGAACTTCGTGGTTTATCATTTGGTGAAGCTTTTTGAAAATGGATTAATCTCCGCCGTCAACCTCCGGATGATCCCTTGGGGCAACGCCTGGATCCAGCCCGACGGCTCCTTCTTTTGCCAA CATGGACCAGATGAATGCATGTTGAATACCATTGAAGCTTGCACCATTTCAATTTACCCTGATATA GAAAAACATTTCAGATTCATCCATTGTGTTGAGGGATTGACAGTGCAAAACAGACACAATGAATGGACAAAGTGTTTTGATATTGCAAAGTTGAGTGCCATACCAATAGATTGCTACAGAAATGGGCATGGAAAAATG CTTGAACAATACTATGCTTCTGAAACTACTCGCCTCAATCCACCTCACCGATTTGTTCCATGGGTCATTGTCGATAATCACCCTCTCCAGGAG GACTACCAGAACTTCATGGCCTACATTTGCAAGGCTTATAAAGGCAGTGGTGTACCAGAAGCTTGCAAGTCTATAAACCTCGACAACCGCCAATACCTGGAAAATGCCAGTGGAGGAAGTCAAGTCTGTTATGCAACTACGACGAGAAACTCAACATTATAA